The following coding sequences lie in one Pseudomonas svalbardensis genomic window:
- a CDS encoding carbon-nitrogen hydrolase family protein — translation MSVAVIQMVSQSDVQANLAQARRLLEQAATSGAQLAVLPENFAAMGRRDIADIGRAEALGEGPILPWLKQTARDLKLWIVAGTLPLPPVDQPTAKVHACSLMVDDRGETVARYDKLHLFDVDVADNRGRYRESDDYAYGSGVVVADTPVGRVGLTVCYDLRFPELYSELRAAGAELISAPSAFTAVTGAAHWDVLIRARAIETQCYVLAAAQGGTHPGPRETFGHAAIIDPWGRVLAQQDQGEAVLLAERDSSEQASIRARMPVSSHRRFFSQGARRPASER, via the coding sequence ATGTCTGTAGCGGTGATTCAAATGGTCAGTCAGAGCGATGTGCAGGCCAATCTGGCCCAGGCCCGTCGGCTGCTCGAGCAAGCGGCGACCAGTGGTGCGCAGCTTGCCGTGCTGCCGGAAAACTTCGCCGCCATGGGCCGTCGCGACATTGCCGACATCGGCCGCGCCGAGGCGTTGGGTGAAGGACCGATCCTGCCATGGTTGAAACAGACCGCCCGCGACCTCAAGTTATGGATAGTGGCCGGCACATTGCCGTTGCCGCCGGTGGATCAACCGACGGCCAAAGTGCATGCCTGCTCGCTGATGGTGGATGACCGCGGCGAAACCGTTGCACGGTATGACAAGTTGCACCTTTTCGACGTCGATGTGGCGGACAATCGCGGGCGTTATCGCGAATCCGATGACTATGCTTATGGCAGTGGGGTAGTCGTGGCGGATACGCCCGTTGGCCGAGTCGGGCTGACAGTGTGTTACGACCTGCGCTTCCCGGAGCTGTACAGCGAATTACGCGCTGCCGGTGCAGAGTTGATTTCTGCCCCGTCAGCCTTTACCGCGGTGACCGGCGCGGCGCATTGGGACGTGTTGATACGCGCGCGGGCCATCGAAACTCAATGTTATGTGCTCGCGGCTGCCCAGGGTGGGACGCATCCGGGGCCGCGGGAAACCTTTGGCCATGCCGCAATAATCGACCCGTGGGGGCGTGTGCTGGCGCAACAGGATCAAGGCGAGGCCGTGCTGCTGGCCGAACGCGATAGCAGCGAACAGGCGTCCATCAGGGCGCGGATGCCGGTGTCCAGTCACCGGCGCTTTTTCTCGCAGGGCGCCCGGCGACCTGCCTCAGAACGATGA
- the tldD gene encoding metalloprotease TldD, giving the protein MSELLSSVSEHLLAPGGVTIESLQGVLGDLAGPGIDAADLYFQGQISESWALEDGIVKEGSFNLDQGVGVRAQSGEKTGFAYSNAITLEALGAAARAARSISRAGQNGTVQAFTTQDVAQLYGPDNPLEVMTRAEKVELLKRIDVATRALDPRIQQVTVSMAGVWERILVASTDGGLAADVRPLVRFNVSVIVEQNGRRERGGHGGGGRTDYRYFLSDDRAMSYAREALRQALVNLEAIPAPAGTLPVVLGSGWSGVLLHEAVGHGLEGDFNRKGSSAYSGRMGEMVASKLCTIVDDGTLAGRRGSLSVDDEGTPTECTTLIENGVLKGYMQDKLNARLMGVARTGNGRRESYAHLPMPRMTNTYMLAGESDPAEIIASVKRGIYCANLGGGQVDITSGKFVFSTSEAYLIEDGKITAPVKGATLIGNGPEAMSKVSMVGNDLALDSGVGTCGKDGQSVPVGVGQPTLKIDAITVGGTGS; this is encoded by the coding sequence ATGAGCGAGTTGTTGTCCTCAGTCAGTGAACACCTCCTGGCGCCCGGCGGCGTAACAATCGAGAGCCTGCAAGGTGTACTCGGCGATCTGGCCGGCCCGGGCATCGATGCCGCCGACCTGTATTTCCAGGGGCAGATTTCCGAGTCCTGGGCGCTGGAAGACGGGATCGTCAAGGAAGGCAGCTTCAACCTCGACCAAGGTGTCGGCGTGCGAGCGCAATCGGGTGAGAAAACCGGTTTTGCCTACAGCAATGCCATTACCCTCGAAGCCCTCGGCGCTGCGGCCCGTGCTGCACGTTCGATCTCCCGCGCCGGTCAGAACGGCACGGTGCAAGCCTTCACGACTCAGGATGTCGCCCAGTTGTACGGGCCGGACAACCCACTCGAAGTGATGACCCGTGCCGAGAAGGTCGAACTGCTCAAGCGTATCGACGTCGCGACTCGCGCCCTCGACCCGCGTATCCAGCAAGTCACCGTGAGCATGGCTGGCGTCTGGGAACGAATCCTCGTGGCTTCCACTGATGGCGGCCTGGCCGCCGATGTACGGCCGTTGGTACGTTTTAACGTCAGCGTGATCGTCGAGCAGAACGGTCGTCGAGAGCGCGGCGGTCATGGCGGTGGCGGTCGTACCGATTACCGTTATTTCCTCAGCGATGACCGCGCCATGAGCTACGCCCGTGAAGCGCTGCGTCAGGCGTTGGTGAATCTGGAAGCCATTCCTGCGCCGGCCGGTACGTTGCCGGTGGTGCTGGGTTCGGGCTGGTCCGGCGTGTTGCTGCACGAAGCGGTCGGCCACGGTCTGGAAGGCGACTTCAACCGCAAGGGCAGTTCCGCCTACAGCGGGCGCATGGGCGAGATGGTTGCGTCCAAGCTTTGCACCATCGTCGATGACGGCACGCTGGCCGGTCGTCGCGGTTCCCTGAGTGTCGATGATGAAGGCACCCCGACCGAGTGCACGACACTGATCGAAAACGGCGTACTCAAAGGCTACATGCAGGACAAACTCAACGCCCGTCTGATGGGCGTGGCCCGTACCGGTAACGGTCGTCGCGAATCCTATGCGCACCTGCCGATGCCGCGCATGACCAACACCTACATGCTGGCGGGCGAAAGCGACCCTGCAGAAATCATCGCCTCGGTGAAACGCGGCATCTACTGCGCCAACCTCGGCGGCGGTCAGGTGGACATCACCAGCGGCAAATTCGTGTTCTCCACCAGCGAGGCGTACCTGATCGAAGACGGCAAAATCACTGCCCCGGTCAAAGGCGCGACGTTGATCGGCAACGGGCCGGAAGCCATGAGCAAGGTGTCGATGGTCGGTAACGATCTGGCGCTGGACAGCGGCGTGGGGACGTGTGGCAAGGATGGGCAGTCGGTGCCGGTGGGTGTCGGCCAGCCAACGCTGAAAATCGATGCGATCACTGTGGGTGGCACAGGATCTTGA
- the yjgA gene encoding ribosome biogenesis factor YjgA — protein sequence MVDSYDDSLDTGEKSKSQVKRELHALVDLGERLTTLKPDLLAKLPLTDAMRRALADAPKHTANIARKRHLMFIGKLMRDQDTDAILTLLDQLDASTRQYNERFHGLERWRDRLIAGDDAVLEKFVVDYPEADRQQLRSLIRQAQHELATNKPPASSRKIFKYIRELDETQRGLR from the coding sequence ATGGTTGATTCTTACGACGACTCCCTCGATACGGGAGAAAAAAGCAAATCCCAGGTTAAACGCGAGCTTCATGCTCTGGTTGACCTTGGCGAGCGCCTTACAACACTCAAGCCTGACTTGCTGGCAAAACTGCCGTTGACCGACGCCATGCGCCGGGCACTGGCTGATGCGCCCAAGCACACCGCGAATATCGCGCGTAAACGGCACCTTATGTTCATCGGCAAACTGATGCGCGATCAGGACACTGACGCCATTCTGACTCTGCTCGATCAACTCGATGCCTCCACTCGGCAGTACAACGAACGTTTCCATGGCCTGGAACGCTGGCGCGATCGCTTGATCGCGGGCGACGATGCAGTCCTGGAGAAGTTCGTGGTCGACTACCCGGAGGCTGATCGTCAGCAATTGCGCTCCCTGATCCGTCAGGCCCAGCACGAACTGGCGACCAACAAGCCACCGGCATCGAGCCGTAAAATCTTCAAGTACATCCGTGAGCTGGACGAGACTCAACGCGGTCTGCGTTAA
- the pmbA gene encoding metalloprotease PmbA — MSAVESVGPQALPALQEQVEQIIAEAKRQGASACEVAVSLEQGLSTTVRQREVETVEFHRDQGFGITLYAGQRKGSASTSASGPEAIRETVAAALAIAKHTSEDEASGLADAALMAKDLQDFDLFHQWDITPEQAIEQALACEAAAFATDSRIKNADGTTLSTHQGCRVYGNSHGFIGGYASTRHSLSCVMIAEADGQMQRDYWYDVNRQGELLADPVSIGQRAAQRAASRLGARPVPTCEVPVLFSAELAGGLFGSFLSAISGGSLYRKSSFLEGTLGQKLFPEWLTIDERPHLMRAMGSSAFDGDGLATYAKPFVEKGELVSYILGTYSGRKLGMPSTANAGGVHNLFVTHGDEDQAALLRRMGRGLLVTELMGQGLNMVTGDYSRGAAGYWVENGEIQFAVQEVTIAGNMRDMFKQIVAVGNDLELRSNIRTGSVLIERMTVAGS, encoded by the coding sequence ATGAGTGCAGTTGAAAGCGTCGGCCCACAAGCGTTGCCGGCACTGCAAGAACAAGTCGAGCAGATCATCGCTGAAGCCAAGCGCCAAGGTGCCAGCGCCTGTGAAGTGGCGGTGTCCCTGGAGCAGGGCCTGTCCACCACGGTGCGTCAGCGTGAAGTCGAAACCGTCGAATTCCACCGCGATCAGGGTTTTGGCATCACCCTGTACGCTGGCCAGCGCAAGGGCTCGGCCAGCACGTCCGCCAGCGGTCCGGAGGCGATTCGCGAAACCGTCGCCGCCGCACTGGCCATCGCCAAGCACACGTCGGAAGACGAAGCTTCGGGCCTGGCAGACGCCGCGCTGATGGCCAAGGATCTGCAGGATTTTGACCTGTTCCACCAATGGGATATCACCCCGGAGCAAGCCATCGAGCAGGCCCTGGCCTGTGAAGCGGCGGCGTTTGCCACCGACAGCCGGATCAAGAACGCCGATGGCACCACCCTCAGCACCCATCAGGGCTGCCGTGTCTACGGCAACAGCCACGGTTTTATCGGCGGTTACGCGTCGACCCGTCACAGCCTGAGCTGCGTCATGATCGCCGAGGCCGACGGCCAGATGCAGCGCGATTACTGGTACGACGTGAACCGTCAGGGCGAATTGCTGGCCGACCCGGTGAGCATCGGCCAGCGTGCCGCGCAACGGGCGGCGAGCCGTCTGGGTGCACGTCCGGTGCCGACCTGCGAAGTGCCGGTGCTGTTTTCCGCAGAACTGGCTGGCGGTTTGTTCGGCAGTTTCCTCTCGGCGATTTCTGGCGGCAGTCTGTATCGCAAATCGTCGTTCCTTGAAGGCACGCTGGGGCAGAAACTGTTCCCGGAATGGCTGACCATCGATGAGCGTCCGCACCTGATGCGCGCGATGGGCAGTTCGGCGTTCGATGGCGATGGTTTGGCCACTTACGCCAAACCATTCGTCGAAAAAGGCGAGTTGGTGTCATACATTCTCGGCACGTACTCGGGCCGTAAGCTCGGGATGCCGAGCACCGCCAATGCCGGCGGTGTGCACAACCTGTTCGTCACCCATGGTGACGAAGACCAGGCGGCCTTGCTGCGCCGCATGGGTCGCGGGCTGCTGGTGACTGAATTGATGGGCCAGGGCCTGAACATGGTCACTGGCGATTACTCCCGTGGCGCGGCGGGTTACTGGGTCGAGAATGGTGAAATCCAGTTTGCGGTTCAGGAAGTGACCATCGCCGGCAACATGCGTGACATGTTCAAACAGATCGTTGCCGTCGGTAATGACCTGGAACTGCGCAGCAACATTCGTACAGGTTCGGTGCTGATAGAACGTATGACGGTGGCGGGTAGCTAA
- a CDS encoding FagA protein translates to MSSALHEQPYLESWRWMSRQIRCAMDPDEPRLIEHYLAEGRYLACCTATSPWTIAETSFRLLLDTAADVALPWHWRTFCLDQAWRPLRDLERLSLCKCRLKRWQSYTWQLATCELQPSIPLIELVQGFTDDQDTY, encoded by the coding sequence ATGAGTTCTGCCTTGCACGAGCAGCCTTACCTCGAAAGCTGGCGCTGGATGAGTCGCCAGATCCGTTGCGCGATGGACCCTGACGAGCCTCGCCTGATCGAACATTACCTGGCCGAAGGCCGGTACCTCGCCTGCTGCACGGCAACGTCTCCCTGGACAATCGCCGAAACTTCTTTCCGCCTGTTACTCGACACCGCCGCTGATGTTGCGCTGCCCTGGCACTGGCGCACCTTTTGTCTGGACCAGGCCTGGCGGCCATTGCGCGATCTGGAACGCCTCTCTCTGTGCAAGTGCCGCCTCAAGCGCTGGCAGAGCTACACCTGGCAACTGGCGACCTGCGAGTTGCAGCCCTCGATTCCTCTCATAGAACTGGTGCAAGGATTTACAGATGACCAAGACACGTATTGA
- a CDS encoding class II fumarate hydratase: MTKTRIERDSMGELQVPVDALYGAQTQRAVDNFPISGKPMPVQFIRALILAKAAAARANVELEQISESQGTAIVDAALGLLQSDFMQHFPVDIFQTGSGTSSNMNANEVIATLASRLLGEPVNPNDHVNCGQSSNDIIPTTIHVSAALALHDQLLPALVRLVQVIERKAEEVHHHVKTGRTHLMDAMPVRMSQVLNGWAQQLKANIGHLQDLLPSLQSLAQGGTAVGTGINAHPQFAARFSAQLSKLTQVQFKPGEDLFALIGSQDTAVSVSGQLKATAVSLMKIANDLRWMNSGPLAGLGEIELEALQPGSSIMPGKVNPVIPEATAMVAAQVIGNDTVITIAGQSGNFELNVMLPIIAQNLLSSIELLTNSSHLLGEKAIASFKVNEARLKEALSRNPILVTALNPIIGYQKAAEIAKKAYQQGRPVIDVALEHTDLTRSQLEVLLDPEKLTAGGV, translated from the coding sequence ATGACCAAGACACGTATTGAGCGCGACAGCATGGGTGAGCTTCAAGTCCCGGTGGACGCCCTCTACGGCGCACAGACTCAACGTGCAGTGGATAACTTTCCCATCAGCGGCAAGCCGATGCCCGTGCAGTTCATCCGCGCGCTGATCCTGGCCAAGGCTGCCGCTGCCCGAGCCAACGTCGAGCTCGAACAAATCAGCGAATCCCAGGGCACAGCCATCGTCGATGCGGCGCTGGGCCTGCTCCAAAGCGACTTCATGCAGCATTTTCCGGTGGATATCTTCCAGACCGGTTCCGGCACCAGTTCGAACATGAACGCCAACGAAGTGATCGCCACCCTGGCCAGCCGTCTGCTCGGCGAACCGGTGAACCCCAATGATCACGTCAATTGCGGCCAAAGCAGCAACGACATCATCCCGACCACCATCCACGTCAGTGCTGCGTTGGCGTTGCACGACCAATTGTTGCCGGCGCTGGTGCGTCTGGTTCAGGTGATCGAGCGCAAGGCCGAAGAGGTTCATCACCACGTCAAAACCGGCCGCACTCACTTGATGGACGCGATGCCGGTGCGCATGAGCCAGGTGCTCAACGGTTGGGCGCAGCAGCTCAAGGCCAACATTGGCCATCTGCAGGATCTGCTGCCGAGCCTGCAATCCCTGGCTCAGGGCGGCACGGCAGTGGGTACCGGAATCAACGCTCATCCTCAATTCGCGGCGCGTTTCAGTGCGCAACTGAGCAAGCTGACCCAAGTGCAATTCAAACCGGGCGAGGATCTGTTTGCGCTGATCGGCTCTCAGGACACGGCGGTCAGTGTTTCCGGCCAGCTCAAGGCCACGGCCGTTTCGCTGATGAAAATCGCCAATGACCTGCGCTGGATGAACTCCGGCCCGCTGGCCGGTCTTGGTGAAATCGAGCTCGAAGCCTTGCAGCCGGGTTCTTCGATCATGCCTGGCAAGGTCAACCCGGTGATCCCGGAAGCGACCGCCATGGTCGCCGCTCAGGTCATCGGCAATGACACGGTTATCACCATCGCCGGTCAGTCGGGCAATTTCGAGCTGAACGTGATGCTGCCGATCATCGCCCAGAACCTGCTGAGCAGCATCGAGTTGCTGACCAACTCCAGCCATCTGCTGGGTGAAAAGGCCATCGCCAGCTTCAAGGTCAACGAAGCCAGGCTCAAGGAAGCGCTGTCGCGTAACCCGATCCTGGTCACCGCACTCAACCCGATCATTGGTTACCAAAAAGCCGCGGAGATCGCCAAGAAAGCCTATCAACAGGGCCGTCCGGTGATCGATGTCGCTCTGGAACACACCGACCTGACACGCAGCCAGCTTGAGGTCTTGCTGGACCCGGAGAAACTCACCGCAGGCGGCGTGTAA
- a CDS encoding superoxide dismutase, translating into MAFTLPALPYAYDALEPHIDAQTMEIHYTKHHQTYINNLNAAVEGTEFAEWPVEKLVSAVRQLPEKLRAAVINQGGGHANHSLFWEVMAPNGGGNPEGSLAEAINEQLGGLSSFKEAFTKAALTRFGSGWAWLSVTPQKTLVVESSGNQDSPLMNGNTPILGLDVWEHAYYLQYQNRRPEYINAFYNVINWPEVAARYQAALV; encoded by the coding sequence ATGGCTTTTACCTTGCCTGCCTTGCCTTACGCCTACGATGCCCTGGAACCGCACATCGATGCGCAGACCATGGAAATCCACTACACCAAGCATCACCAGACCTACATCAACAACCTCAACGCTGCGGTGGAAGGCACCGAGTTTGCCGAGTGGCCGGTGGAAAAACTGGTGTCAGCTGTCCGGCAACTGCCGGAGAAGCTGCGCGCGGCGGTGATCAATCAGGGCGGTGGGCATGCCAACCATTCGCTGTTCTGGGAAGTGATGGCGCCCAACGGCGGCGGCAATCCTGAAGGCTCCTTGGCTGAGGCGATCAATGAGCAACTGGGCGGCCTGAGCAGTTTCAAGGAAGCCTTCACCAAAGCCGCGCTGACTCGTTTCGGCAGCGGCTGGGCGTGGCTCAGTGTGACGCCGCAAAAGACGCTGGTCGTTGAAAGCAGCGGCAATCAGGACAGTCCATTGATGAACGGCAATACGCCAATCCTCGGCCTGGATGTCTGGGAGCACGCTTATTACCTGCAATACCAGAACCGTCGCCCGGAATACATCAACGCGTTCTACAACGTGATCAATTGGCCTGAAGTCGCTGCGCGCTATCAGGCTGCACTGGTTTAA
- a CDS encoding HPr family phosphocarrier protein, which translates to MPALEIEIINKLGLHARASAKFVGVAGEFKDCTIRVGRTPESTVDGKSIMAMMMLAAGKGTKIHLSTEGEQADEALQALVNLINDYFGEGE; encoded by the coding sequence ATGCCTGCTCTGGAAATTGAAATCATCAACAAGCTGGGCCTGCATGCCCGCGCTTCTGCAAAATTCGTTGGCGTCGCCGGTGAGTTCAAGGATTGCACGATCAGAGTAGGACGCACGCCGGAATCCACGGTCGACGGAAAAAGCATCATGGCAATGATGATGCTCGCTGCGGGCAAGGGCACCAAAATCCACCTGAGCACCGAAGGTGAACAGGCTGATGAGGCGCTGCAGGCATTGGTGAATTTGATCAATGACTACTTCGGCGAAGGCGAATAA
- the rapZ gene encoding RNase adapter RapZ yields the protein MRLIIVSGRSGSGKSTALDVLEDNGYYCIDNLPAGLLPELAERALIHTELAQPLVAVSIDARNLPSHLSRFPELLEEVRSRHIQCDVLYLDADEETLLKRFSETRRRHPLSNANRSLAEAINDETALLGPIADLADLKVNTTNLNLYQLRDTIKLRLLNQPEPGTAFLVESFGFKRGMPVDADLVFDVRCLPNPYWKPELRDQSGLDQPVAEYLAAQPDVEEMFQDISTYLFKWLPRFAASNRAYVTIAIGCTGGHHRSVYLTERLGQALQKTLKNVQVRHRDLS from the coding sequence ATGCGCTTGATCATCGTCAGTGGCCGCTCCGGCTCAGGTAAAAGTACCGCACTCGATGTTCTCGAGGACAACGGCTACTACTGCATCGACAACCTGCCCGCCGGCCTGCTGCCGGAACTGGCCGAACGCGCGTTGATTCACACCGAGCTGGCGCAACCGCTGGTTGCCGTATCGATCGATGCGCGTAACTTGCCGAGTCACTTGTCGCGGTTTCCCGAACTGCTGGAAGAAGTACGCAGCCGGCATATACAGTGTGATGTGCTTTATCTGGACGCCGACGAAGAAACCTTGCTCAAACGCTTCTCGGAAACCCGCCGTCGCCACCCGCTGAGCAATGCCAATCGCTCGCTGGCCGAGGCCATCAACGATGAGACCGCCCTGCTCGGGCCGATTGCCGACCTCGCCGATCTCAAAGTAAACACCACCAACCTGAACCTGTATCAGCTGCGGGATACCATCAAGCTCCGCCTGCTGAACCAGCCGGAACCCGGTACGGCGTTCCTGGTGGAGTCTTTCGGCTTCAAGCGTGGCATGCCGGTGGACGCTGACCTGGTGTTCGACGTGCGCTGCCTGCCGAACCCTTACTGGAAGCCAGAGTTGCGCGATCAATCCGGGCTCGACCAACCGGTTGCCGAGTACCTGGCGGCACAGCCGGACGTCGAAGAGATGTTCCAGGACATCTCCACCTACTTGTTCAAGTGGCTACCACGCTTTGCCGCCAGCAACCGCGCTTATGTCACCATTGCCATTGGCTGCACCGGCGGCCATCACCGCTCAGTCTACCTGACCGAACGTCTAGGCCAGGCCCTGCAAAAAACCCTGAAGAACGTCCAGGTTCGCCACCGCGACCTCAGCTAA
- the ptsN gene encoding PTS IIA-like nitrogen regulatory protein PtsN gives MIRLESILTPGRSLVNVPGGSKKKALEQIANLIHKEVPDLEMQDVFEALIAREKLGSTGFGNGIAIPHCRLKGCTSPISALMHLDAPIDFDAIDGAPVDLLFVLLVPEAATDAHLELLRQIASMLDRKEVREKLRSAPSNEALYQVVLDEQNGH, from the coding sequence ATGATCCGACTTGAAAGCATCCTGACCCCCGGCCGTTCCCTCGTGAACGTGCCGGGCGGCAGTAAAAAGAAAGCCCTCGAGCAAATTGCCAACCTTATCCACAAAGAAGTGCCGGATCTGGAGATGCAAGATGTCTTCGAGGCTCTGATTGCCCGTGAAAAACTTGGCTCAACCGGTTTTGGCAACGGCATCGCCATTCCCCACTGCCGCCTGAAGGGCTGCACCTCGCCCATCAGTGCCCTGATGCACCTTGATGCACCCATCGATTTCGACGCCATCGACGGCGCCCCGGTTGACCTGCTGTTCGTTCTGCTGGTCCCGGAAGCCGCTACCGATGCGCACCTGGAGTTACTGCGCCAGATCGCCAGCATGCTCGACCGCAAGGAAGTGCGCGAAAAACTGCGCAGCGCCCCGAGCAATGAAGCCTTGTATCAGGTTGTCCTGGACGAGCAAAACGGTCATTAA
- the hpf gene encoding ribosome hibernation-promoting factor, HPF/YfiA family gives MQVNISGHQLEVTEPLRTYIGEKLERLERHFDKITNVQVTMTVEKLKQKIEATLHIPGNEVVANAEHTDMYAAIDALTDKLDKQLKKHKEKTQSLLQGATGR, from the coding sequence ATGCAAGTCAACATCAGTGGACACCAACTGGAAGTGACCGAACCTCTTCGCACCTACATCGGCGAAAAACTCGAACGATTAGAGAGGCATTTCGACAAGATCACCAACGTGCAAGTCACGATGACGGTCGAAAAGCTCAAGCAGAAAATCGAAGCCACGCTGCATATTCCCGGCAATGAAGTGGTCGCAAACGCGGAGCATACCGATATGTACGCGGCGATCGACGCACTGACCGACAAGCTGGATAAACAACTCAAAAAGCATAAGGAAAAGACCCAAAGCCTCCTCCAGGGCGCGACCGGTCGTTAA
- a CDS encoding RNA polymerase factor sigma-54 encodes MKPSLVLRMGQQLTMTPQLQQAIRLLQLSTLDLQQEIQEALESNPMLERQEEGDDFDNADPLADKAEQPPNADVSEPSYQETAPTVDNLEEGDWNERIPNELPVDTAWEDVYQTSASSLPSNDDDEWDFTTRTSAGESLQSHLLWQLNLAPMSDTDRLIAVTLIDCINNQGYLDETLEEILEAFDPELDIELDEIEAVLHRIQQFEPAGIGARNLGECLLLQLRQLSAKTPWLVEAKRLVTDYIDLLGSRDYSQLMRRMKLKEDELRQVIELVQSLNPRPGSQIESSEAEYVVPDVIVRKDNERWLVELNQESVPRLRVNAQYAGFVRRADTSADNTFMRNQLQEARWFIKSLQSRNETLMKVATQIVEHQRGFLEYGDEAMKPLVLHDIAEAVGMHESTISRVTTQKFMHTPRGIYELKYFFSSHVSTSEGGECSSTAIRAIIKKLVAAENQKKPLSDSKIAGLLEAQGIQVARRTVAKYRESLGIAPSSERKRLM; translated from the coding sequence ATGAAACCATCGCTAGTCTTGAGAATGGGCCAGCAGCTGACGATGACACCGCAGCTGCAACAGGCCATCCGCCTGCTCCAATTGTCGACCCTGGACCTGCAACAGGAAATCCAGGAGGCCCTGGAGTCCAATCCGATGCTCGAACGCCAGGAAGAAGGCGACGACTTCGATAACGCCGACCCCTTGGCCGACAAAGCCGAACAGCCACCCAACGCCGATGTTTCGGAACCCTCCTACCAGGAAACCGCTCCGACGGTGGACAACCTCGAGGAAGGCGACTGGAACGAGCGGATTCCCAACGAACTGCCCGTCGACACCGCGTGGGAAGACGTCTACCAGACCAGCGCCAGCAGCCTGCCGAGTAACGATGACGACGAGTGGGATTTCACCACCCGTACATCGGCCGGCGAAAGCCTGCAAAGCCACTTGCTGTGGCAACTGAACCTGGCACCGATGTCCGACACTGATCGCCTGATTGCCGTGACCCTGATCGACTGCATCAACAATCAGGGTTACCTGGACGAAACTCTCGAGGAGATTCTCGAAGCCTTCGATCCGGAACTGGACATCGAACTGGACGAAATCGAAGCCGTCCTGCACCGCATCCAGCAATTCGAACCCGCTGGCATCGGCGCCCGTAATCTGGGCGAATGCCTGCTGCTGCAATTGCGTCAGTTGTCCGCCAAGACGCCTTGGCTGGTCGAGGCCAAACGCCTGGTCACCGATTACATCGACCTGCTCGGCAGCCGCGACTACAGCCAGCTGATGCGTCGCATGAAGCTCAAGGAAGATGAACTGCGCCAAGTGATTGAATTGGTCCAGAGCCTCAACCCGCGCCCAGGCTCGCAAATCGAGTCCAGCGAAGCCGAATACGTCGTTCCCGACGTGATCGTACGCAAGGACAACGAGCGCTGGCTGGTGGAACTGAACCAGGAATCCGTGCCGCGCCTGCGGGTCAATGCTCAATACGCCGGTTTCGTGCGCCGCGCCGACACCAGCGCCGACAACACCTTCATGCGCAATCAGTTGCAAGAGGCCCGCTGGTTCATCAAGAGCCTGCAAAGCCGCAACGAAACCCTGATGAAAGTAGCCACTCAGATCGTCGAGCATCAGCGCGGTTTTCTTGAATACGGCGACGAAGCCATGAAACCGCTGGTCCTGCATGACATCGCCGAAGCGGTGGGCATGCACGAGTCGACGATTTCTCGGGTGACCACGCAAAAGTTCATGCATACCCCTCGGGGTATATATGAACTGAAATACTTTTTCTCGAGCCACGTCAGCACCTCAGAGGGCGGTGAATGCTCGTCCACGGCGATCCGCGCGATCATCAAAAAACTGGTTGCCGCGGAAAATCAGAAAAAGCCGTTGAGTGACAGCAAGATCGCTGGTTTACTGGAGGCACAAGGCATTCAGGTGGCTCGCCGCACCGTCGCCAAGTACCGCGAATCCCTCGGGATCGCGCCTTCGAGCGAACGCAAGCGGTTGATGTAG